The Ensifer adhaerens genome contains the following window.
CGGCCCATGGATTTGACAGCGCCTCGCTCAATCGCATTCTCGAAAAGTCAGGGATCGGAAAGAGCACGCTCTATTACTATTTCGACGACAAGGCGGATCTCTTCACGACTATGGTGGAACGGGCGATTGCCCTCCTCTTTCGCCAGATCGGCAGTTTCGATCCCGAAGCACTGACGGCCGAGGCGTTCTGGCTCGAACTGGAGGGTCGTTACAGCAAAGCCGTGACGATTGTGAACGCGAACAACTGGCTCGTCCGCTTCGGCCACATCTTTTACGCCCTGCGCGGCCAGCCCAAGACGAGCGCTGCCACCAACCGGCTCTTTCAATCTGTCCGCCAATGGGTCGGCCGCCTGATCGCCCGGGGCCAGGACATTGGCGTCGTTCGATCGGATCTGCCGGAATCGCTCCTCATCGACCTCACGATGGGCCTTCTCGAGACCCTCGACCGCTGGGTGGTCGGGCATTGGAGCGAGCTGTTGCTTTCCCAAAGGGAGGCAATGCCCGCCGAACACATGGCGCTGCTGCGCGAGCTTCTGGCG
Protein-coding sequences here:
- a CDS encoding transcriptional regulator, TetR family, translated to MSRNRLENLDPEKQRVLFEAAGAEFAAHGFDSASLNRILEKSGIGKSTLYYYFDDKADLFTTMVERAIALLFRQIGSFDPEALTAEAFWLELEGRYSKAVTIVNANNWLVRFGHIFYALRGQPKTSAATNRLFQSVRQWVGRLIARGQDIGVVRSDLPESLLIDLTMGLLETLDRWVVGHWSELLLSQREAMPAEHMALLRELLAPK